One window of Mesorhizobium sp. WSM4904 genomic DNA carries:
- a CDS encoding NAD(P)H-binding protein, which translates to MRLLIFGASGATGRVLVSAALAEGHLVSAFVRAPGKLAVSHEHLSVIVGDVADRKAVEGAIAGHDAVLSCLGVGVPLRHDGAVIAGIGFIVEAMQRSGPGRLVYLSFLGVRDGRRQLGPLLGGIVAPLVLRHEVADHEAKERLIAQSGLDWTIVRPPRLGNGPATGAFRHGNGIRANSLLPTLARADVAAFMLAQVGDTTYSRKAVALLP; encoded by the coding sequence ATGAGATTGCTGATCTTTGGCGCCTCGGGCGCGACGGGCCGCGTCCTCGTCTCGGCGGCGCTGGCGGAAGGTCATCTGGTGAGCGCCTTCGTCCGCGCGCCCGGCAAGCTCGCCGTCAGCCACGAGCATCTGAGCGTTATCGTCGGAGACGTCGCCGACCGCAAAGCGGTGGAGGGCGCGATTGCCGGTCACGATGCGGTGCTGAGCTGCCTCGGCGTCGGCGTACCGCTGAGGCACGATGGCGCGGTGATTGCCGGCATCGGCTTCATCGTCGAGGCGATGCAGCGGAGCGGGCCGGGCCGGCTCGTCTACCTGTCCTTCCTTGGCGTCCGCGACGGCCGCCGGCAACTGGGCCCGCTGCTCGGCGGCATCGTCGCGCCGCTCGTGCTGCGCCATGAGGTGGCGGATCACGAAGCGAAGGAAAGGCTCATCGCGCAGTCCGGCCTCGACTGGACGATCGTGCGGCCGCCAAGGCTCGGCAACGGCCCGGCAACCGGCGCGTTCCGCCACGGCAACGGCATTCGGGCCAATTCGCTGCTGCCGACACTGGCGCGCGCAGACGTCGCGGCCTTCATGCTTGCCCAGGTCGGCGACACCACATATTCGCGTAAGGCGGTTGCCCTGCTGCCTTGA
- a CDS encoding trimethylamine methyltransferase family protein produces the protein MIDEAARDLRRERRRGRNGEAGSESGRRPNYRSLKNPFLPQPVFSDDQVAAIHDTALRVLEELGIKVLLPEARGILAKAGALVDEDSQMVRIGRDMVDAALASAPRSIPAYGGDRSRDLALELGTMAFLAGSGAPNVTDLERGRRPGTLAAFEEFMKLLQHFDVLHMLGPCIEPQDVDTRFRHYATGRAQLTLSDKLPFVFARGTPQVEDSFEMVRLARGLSEDEFRSGAYCYTVINTNSPRQLDIPMAQGIIDFAKAGQVSIITPFCLAGAMAPITVAGALTLQHAEALAGLTLAQIVRPGAPVVYGSFSSNVDMKSGAPAFGTPEHIKATLGAGQLARFTGLPWRSGGGSAANISDAQAAHETQFALWGSVLAGATVCIHAAGWLEGGLSVSFEKLITDIEALQTIAELCAKTPGDADAIGFDAIAEVQPGGHFFSAAHTMTRYRTAFYEPLVADWSNFGNWTQSGGKTATERATGIWKRILSDFQPPQSAAATAGVLDEFIARRTEEGGAAPVS, from the coding sequence ATGATTGACGAGGCCGCACGCGACCTGAGGCGAGAACGCCGGCGCGGACGCAATGGCGAGGCGGGCAGCGAATCCGGCCGTCGCCCGAACTACCGTTCGCTGAAGAACCCGTTCCTGCCGCAGCCCGTCTTTTCCGACGATCAGGTCGCCGCGATCCACGATACGGCGCTGAGAGTACTGGAGGAGCTCGGCATCAAGGTGCTGCTGCCGGAGGCGCGCGGCATTCTTGCCAAGGCTGGCGCCCTGGTCGACGAGGACAGCCAGATGGTGAGGATTGGCCGCGACATGGTCGATGCGGCCCTGGCTTCCGCGCCGCGCTCGATCCCTGCCTATGGCGGCGACCGCTCCCGCGATCTTGCGCTGGAGCTCGGCACGATGGCGTTCCTCGCCGGGTCCGGTGCGCCCAACGTCACCGATCTCGAACGCGGCCGCCGGCCGGGCACGCTGGCCGCCTTCGAGGAATTCATGAAGCTGCTGCAGCATTTCGACGTGCTGCATATGCTCGGTCCCTGCATCGAGCCGCAGGACGTCGACACGCGCTTTCGCCACTATGCAACCGGCCGGGCGCAGCTCACTTTGTCAGACAAGCTCCCCTTCGTCTTCGCGCGCGGCACGCCGCAGGTCGAGGACAGCTTCGAGATGGTCCGTCTGGCGCGCGGTCTCTCGGAGGACGAGTTCCGCAGCGGCGCCTATTGCTACACGGTCATCAACACCAACTCGCCGCGCCAGCTCGACATCCCGATGGCGCAGGGCATCATCGACTTCGCCAAGGCCGGCCAGGTTTCGATCATCACGCCCTTCTGCCTGGCCGGCGCCATGGCGCCGATCACGGTCGCCGGCGCGCTGACGCTGCAGCACGCGGAGGCGCTGGCCGGATTGACGCTGGCGCAGATCGTGCGTCCCGGCGCGCCGGTGGTCTATGGCTCCTTTTCCTCCAACGTCGACATGAAGTCGGGCGCGCCGGCCTTCGGTACGCCGGAGCACATCAAGGCGACCTTGGGCGCCGGCCAGTTGGCGCGCTTCACCGGCCTGCCCTGGCGCTCGGGCGGCGGCAGCGCCGCCAACATCTCCGACGCGCAGGCGGCGCATGAAACACAGTTCGCGCTGTGGGGCTCGGTGCTTGCCGGCGCCACCGTCTGCATCCATGCCGCCGGCTGGCTGGAGGGCGGCCTGAGCGTCTCCTTTGAAAAGCTGATCACCGACATCGAGGCCTTGCAGACGATCGCTGAGCTTTGCGCGAAGACGCCGGGCGACGCCGACGCCATCGGCTTCGACGCCATCGCCGAGGTGCAGCCCGGCGGTCATTTCTTCTCGGCGGCTCACACCATGACGCGCTACCGCACCGCCTTCTACGAGCCGCTGGTCGCCGACTGGTCGAATTTCGGCAACTGGACGCAGTCAGGCGGCAAGACCGCGACCGAGCGCGCCACCGGCATCTGGAAGCGGATTCTTTCCGACTTTCAGCCGCCGCAATCCGCCGCCGCCACCGCCGGTGTGCTCGACGAGTTCATCGCGCGGCGCACCGAAGAGGGCGGCGCCGCGCCGGTGTCGTGA
- a CDS encoding FAD-dependent oxidoreductase — MKSHYRAVVIGGGVVGASVLYHLTRFGWNDVALIERAELTAGSTWHAAAGFHALNADPNVAALQDYTIKLYREIEAESGQNAGLHMTGGVNMASDPQRWEWLKSAWAVFQSVGIETARLVTPDEIKEICPIVDVSDVLGGLYDSNEGHLDPYGTTHAYAGAAKKRGADVILRNRVVELKQRAGGGWDVVTEKGTIVAEHVVNAGGLWAKQVGLMAGVDLPVTPMEHHYFVTEDIPEVAALDKELGLAVDLDGFSYLRQERKGVLLGVYEQNPKHWNMDGAPWDYGIELIPEDIDRISPELSKAYQRFPCLAKAGIRKWVNGAFTFTPDGNPLVGPVRGLRNYWVACGVMAGFSQGGGVGKSLAEWMIHGEPQADIFGMDIARYGAFAANREYLRQTTRQFYARRFVMTFPNERLPAGRPLKRPGAYDGMSAAGCEWTASWGLEIPAYFAPMGFREETTLKRSNAFDIVGDEVLQVRRAAGLVDTTAFSRYAVSGPGAEAWLDRLFACKLPKPGRAKLAPMLGSDGRLKGDLTVLNWGGEEYWIMGSYYLREFHMRWFEAHMADGVSVTDISDTVSGFLVTGPNARRIVERTTHQDVSAKTLPFMACGAFDIGMVRARIARLSIAGELGFEINCPAALHATLRETLLAAGEDLGLAEIGYYALNALRLEKSFGIWSREFTQGYTPGQTGLDRFIAFDKGDFIGREAALKERKAGVSQRIVTVEVDAVDADASGFEPVWRKGRRVGFVTSGGYGYTVGKSVALALVDDEFAGEGTELSVHIVGVERPARVIAASPYDPKGEAMRQ; from the coding sequence GTGAAGTCGCATTATCGCGCGGTCGTCATCGGAGGAGGCGTGGTCGGCGCCTCGGTGCTCTACCACCTGACGAGGTTCGGCTGGAACGACGTGGCGCTCATCGAGCGCGCCGAGCTGACGGCCGGTTCGACCTGGCATGCGGCCGCCGGCTTCCACGCGCTCAATGCCGATCCCAACGTCGCGGCGCTGCAGGACTACACGATCAAGCTCTATCGCGAGATCGAGGCCGAGTCCGGCCAGAATGCCGGCCTGCACATGACCGGCGGCGTCAACATGGCGAGCGACCCGCAGCGCTGGGAATGGCTGAAATCGGCCTGGGCGGTGTTCCAGTCGGTCGGTATCGAGACGGCCCGCTTGGTGACGCCCGATGAGATCAAGGAGATCTGCCCGATCGTCGATGTCAGCGACGTGCTGGGCGGCCTCTACGATTCCAACGAAGGCCATCTCGACCCCTATGGCACGACGCACGCCTATGCCGGCGCCGCGAAGAAGCGTGGCGCCGACGTGATTCTGCGCAACCGCGTCGTCGAGCTGAAGCAGCGTGCCGGCGGCGGCTGGGATGTCGTCACCGAAAAGGGCACGATCGTCGCCGAGCATGTCGTCAATGCCGGTGGGCTCTGGGCCAAGCAAGTCGGGCTGATGGCTGGCGTCGACCTGCCGGTGACGCCGATGGAGCACCATTATTTCGTCACCGAGGACATTCCCGAGGTCGCGGCCCTCGACAAGGAGCTCGGCCTCGCCGTCGACCTCGACGGCTTCTCCTATCTGCGGCAGGAGCGGAAGGGCGTGCTGCTCGGCGTCTACGAGCAGAACCCGAAACACTGGAACATGGACGGCGCGCCCTGGGACTACGGCATCGAGCTGATCCCCGAGGACATCGATCGCATCAGCCCGGAGCTTTCCAAGGCCTATCAGCGTTTCCCCTGCCTGGCCAAGGCCGGCATCCGCAAATGGGTGAACGGTGCCTTCACCTTCACGCCGGACGGCAACCCGCTGGTCGGTCCGGTCAGGGGCTTACGCAACTACTGGGTCGCCTGTGGCGTCATGGCCGGCTTCAGCCAGGGCGGCGGCGTCGGCAAGTCGCTGGCCGAATGGATGATCCATGGCGAGCCGCAGGCCGACATCTTCGGCATGGACATCGCCCGCTACGGCGCGTTCGCCGCCAACCGCGAGTATCTCAGGCAGACCACGCGCCAGTTCTACGCCCGCCGCTTCGTCATGACCTTCCCCAACGAGCGCCTACCGGCGGGCCGGCCGCTGAAGCGCCCCGGCGCCTATGACGGCATGAGCGCCGCCGGCTGCGAGTGGACGGCATCCTGGGGGCTGGAAATCCCGGCGTATTTCGCGCCGATGGGTTTTCGCGAGGAGACGACGCTGAAGCGCTCGAACGCCTTCGACATCGTCGGCGACGAGGTCCTGCAGGTGCGCCGCGCCGCCGGCCTCGTCGATACCACGGCCTTCTCGCGTTACGCCGTGTCGGGACCGGGCGCCGAGGCCTGGCTAGACCGGCTGTTCGCCTGCAAGCTGCCGAAGCCCGGCCGCGCGAAGCTGGCGCCGATGCTTGGGTCTGACGGCAGGCTGAAGGGCGATCTCACCGTTCTCAACTGGGGCGGGGAAGAATACTGGATCATGGGGTCCTACTACCTGCGCGAATTCCACATGCGCTGGTTCGAGGCGCATATGGCGGACGGCGTTTCCGTCACCGACATCTCGGACACGGTGTCCGGCTTTCTAGTCACCGGACCCAACGCACGCAGGATCGTCGAACGCACCACGCATCAGGACGTATCCGCCAAGACCTTGCCGTTCATGGCCTGCGGCGCGTTCGACATCGGCATGGTGCGCGCCCGGATCGCGCGGCTGTCGATCGCCGGCGAGCTCGGCTTCGAGATCAACTGCCCGGCCGCCCTGCATGCGACCCTTCGCGAGACGCTGCTTGCCGCCGGCGAGGATCTCGGTCTCGCCGAGATCGGCTATTACGCGCTCAACGCGCTTCGCCTGGAAAAGAGCTTCGGCATCTGGTCGCGCGAGTTCACGCAAGGCTACACGCCAGGACAGACAGGCCTCGACCGCTTCATCGCCTTCGACAAGGGCGACTTCATCGGCCGTGAAGCGGCGTTGAAAGAGCGCAAGGCCGGAGTTTCGCAACGGATCGTGACAGTTGAGGTCGACGCCGTCGATGCCGACGCCAGCGGCTTCGAGCCGGTCTGGCGCAAGGGTCGGCGCGTCGGCTTCGTCACTTCCGGCGGCTATGGCTATACCGTCGGCAAGAGCGTCGCCCTGGCGTTGGTGGATGACGAATTCGCCGGGGAGGGAACCGAGCTTTCCGTACACATTGTCGGCGTCGAACGGCCGGCGCGCGTCATCGCGGCCTCGCCCTATGACCCCAAGGGCGAGGCAATGCGGCAATAG
- a CDS encoding TetR/AcrR family transcriptional regulator yields MIIAAPQAEPTPGNIKVTRWDWINLALQTLISDGIESVRVLTLGQKLGVSRSSFYWYFESRQDLLDQLLKHWHDTNTTAIVERARRPAETIIMGVMNVFECWADERLFDPRLDFAVREWARRSDDVRRMIDQADDERLSAIRDMYRRHGYDDEDAFIRARVLYYMQIGYYVLDLKEPVEARVSHLAAYLRSFTGQEPTEADVAHFMRFIAAR; encoded by the coding sequence ATGATCATCGCCGCTCCCCAGGCCGAACCGACGCCCGGAAACATCAAGGTCACGCGCTGGGACTGGATCAATCTCGCGTTGCAGACGCTGATCTCGGACGGCATCGAGAGCGTGCGCGTGCTTACGCTCGGTCAGAAGCTCGGCGTGTCGCGCTCGAGCTTCTACTGGTATTTCGAAAGCAGGCAGGACCTGCTCGACCAGTTGCTCAAGCACTGGCACGACACCAACACCACGGCGATCGTCGAGCGCGCCCGGCGCCCTGCCGAAACCATCATCATGGGCGTGATGAACGTGTTCGAATGCTGGGCCGACGAGCGCTTGTTCGACCCGAGGCTCGACTTCGCCGTGCGCGAATGGGCAAGACGCTCGGACGATGTGCGGCGCATGATCGACCAGGCGGACGACGAGCGCCTCAGCGCCATCCGCGACATGTACCGCCGGCACGGCTACGACGACGAGGACGCCTTCATCCGCGCCCGCGTCCTCTATTACATGCAGATCGGCTACTACGTGCTCGACCTCAAGGAGCCGGTCGAGGCCCGCGTCAGCCATCTCGCCGCCTATCTGCGCTCCTTCACCGGCCAGGAGCCGACCGAGGCCGATGTGGCGCATTTCATGCGCTTCATCGCAGCGCGGTGA
- a CDS encoding penicillin-binding protein 1A, with protein sequence MASPSKPRKRRGRIASAALAVDAWLDSSLYEIGFKAREFWEAATIFSRRFRLHGWRRAIIEVLSEGFTMGAGGFVVLLALAMPAFEITAGDWRNQGDFAVTFLDRYGNEIGQRGIIQRDSVPVDEMPDIVIKAVLATEDRRFFDHYGIDVLGLSRAIFENVRANSVVQGGSSITQQLAKNLFLSNERTLERKIKEAFLSLWLEANLSKKEILQLYLDRAYMGGGTFGIEAAADFYFGKSVKDLNLAEAAMLAGLFKAPTKYAPHINLPAARARANVVLSNLVDAGFMTEGQVLQARLHPADVVDRGEKQSPDYFLDWAFDEVKKIAKPGQHSLVAHTTFDANIQKAAEESVEFHLRQFGKEYNVTEGAVVVIETNGAVRAIVGGRDYGASQFNRATKALRQTGSSFKPYVYATAMEHGFTPDSVVSGGPISWGNWSPHNYSGGSAGNVTLLTAIAKSINTVPVRLAKDHLGIAPIKAMAESMGVESPLESHKTMVLGTSLMTVMDQATGYSVFAQNGFVGSRHGITQLVTRTGDVVYDWTKDAPPPHRVLSEQALKYMNTMLAAVPVIGTARRAQLPNIVVAGKTGTTQSYRDAWFVGFTGNYTAAVWLGNDDFTPTNKMTGGSLPAMVWQRLMVYAHQNIDLKPIPGLDHPFVDPEVAAKAEEAAKKEAADAEAQAEAERPPVLSSRTTQTLRDMTKVFQSAPVLDAPTLPETLSAL encoded by the coding sequence ATGGCAAGTCCTTCGAAACCACGCAAGAGAAGAGGCCGGATCGCCTCAGCGGCTCTTGCGGTCGACGCATGGCTCGATTCCTCGCTTTATGAAATCGGCTTCAAGGCGCGCGAATTCTGGGAAGCAGCCACCATCTTTTCCCGCCGCTTTCGCCTGCATGGCTGGCGGCGCGCCATCATCGAGGTGCTGAGCGAGGGCTTCACCATGGGCGCCGGCGGCTTCGTGGTGCTGTTGGCGCTGGCCATGCCCGCCTTCGAGATCACCGCCGGCGACTGGCGCAACCAGGGCGATTTCGCCGTCACCTTCCTCGACCGCTACGGCAATGAGATCGGCCAGCGCGGCATCATCCAGCGCGATTCAGTGCCGGTCGACGAGATGCCGGACATCGTCATCAAGGCGGTGCTGGCGACAGAGGACCGGCGGTTCTTCGATCATTACGGCATCGACGTCCTCGGCCTGTCGCGCGCCATCTTCGAGAATGTGCGCGCCAATTCGGTGGTCCAGGGCGGCTCCAGCATCACGCAGCAGCTCGCCAAGAACCTGTTCCTTTCCAACGAGCGCACCTTGGAGCGCAAGATCAAGGAAGCGTTTCTCTCGCTGTGGCTGGAGGCGAACCTCTCCAAGAAGGAGATCCTGCAGCTCTATCTCGACCGCGCCTATATGGGCGGCGGCACGTTCGGCATCGAGGCGGCGGCGGATTTCTATTTCGGCAAAAGCGTCAAGGACCTGAACCTCGCCGAGGCGGCGATGCTGGCCGGCCTGTTCAAGGCGCCGACCAAATACGCCCCGCACATCAACCTGCCGGCGGCACGCGCGCGCGCCAATGTGGTGCTTTCCAATCTGGTCGACGCCGGCTTCATGACCGAGGGCCAGGTGCTGCAGGCGCGGCTCCATCCGGCCGACGTCGTCGACCGCGGCGAGAAGCAGAGCCCCGACTATTTCCTCGACTGGGCCTTCGACGAGGTGAAGAAAATCGCCAAGCCCGGCCAGCATTCGCTGGTCGCGCATACGACCTTCGACGCCAACATCCAGAAGGCGGCGGAAGAATCGGTCGAGTTCCACCTCCGCCAGTTCGGCAAGGAATACAACGTCACCGAGGGCGCGGTGGTGGTGATCGAGACCAATGGCGCGGTGCGCGCCATCGTCGGGGGCCGCGACTATGGCGCCAGCCAGTTCAACCGTGCGACCAAGGCGCTGCGCCAGACCGGCTCGTCCTTCAAGCCCTATGTCTACGCCACCGCGATGGAGCATGGCTTTACGCCGGATTCCGTGGTTTCCGGCGGTCCGATCTCCTGGGGCAACTGGTCGCCGCATAACTATAGCGGCGGATCGGCCGGCAATGTCACGCTGCTGACCGCGATCGCCAAGTCGATCAACACGGTGCCGGTGCGGCTCGCCAAGGATCATCTCGGCATCGCCCCGATCAAGGCGATGGCCGAATCGATGGGTGTCGAATCGCCGCTGGAATCGCACAAGACCATGGTGCTCGGCACGTCCCTCATGACGGTGATGGACCAGGCGACGGGCTACAGCGTCTTTGCCCAGAACGGCTTTGTCGGCTCCAGGCACGGCATCACCCAGCTCGTCACCCGCACCGGCGACGTGGTCTATGACTGGACCAAGGACGCGCCGCCCCCGCACCGGGTGCTGTCGGAACAGGCGCTGAAATACATGAATACCATGCTGGCTGCGGTGCCGGTGATCGGCACGGCACGACGCGCCCAGCTTCCCAACATCGTCGTCGCCGGCAAGACCGGCACCACACAATCGTACCGCGACGCCTGGTTCGTCGGCTTCACCGGCAACTACACGGCCGCCGTCTGGCTCGGCAATGACGACTTCACGCCGACCAACAAGATGACCGGCGGTTCCCTGCCGGCGATGGTATGGCAGCGGCTGATGGTCTATGCGCACCAGAATATCGACCTGAAGCCGATCCCGGGCCTCGATCATCCTTTCGTCGACCCGGAGGTCGCGGCCAAGGCCGAGGAAGCGGCGAAGAAGGAGGCCGCGGATGCCGAGGCGCAGGCCGAGGCCGAGCGCCCGCCGGTGCTATCCAGCCGCACCACGCAGACGCTGAGGGACATGACCAAGGTGTTCCAGTCCGCACCCGTGCTCGACGCACCCACCCTGCCGGAGACCCTGTCGGCGCTTTAG
- a CDS encoding DUF930 domain-containing protein has product MKGETEERRWNLACALPASLILHALIAVFLVYSLPRPAQQPDREQPVNVALVPPPEQPKPKPPPAPQPKEPKAEKPPEPKAEKPPEQKVEKPPLPEKQPPKPPAIAVLKPVFQYGDKDAGPRKSLDGGGDRDNTPSPAKDSDSKPPALPKPVENQSAVPAGADQQADPSKADDKPATAETDANPTQSEEKQAAQNADRQQADGQEAGAQTAEKPKPKPANALKFKPAKGSKSRSRSTGTPGSTKAAVAGSPTYSGLPGVRKLYSQGATGDALATSSMTGVPRDQRVANLCGSVLNQELQDASYSPKWLPSIPLKAGNVLSPAETAFSTTTTWYRLSFRCEVDTDATRVLSFNFRVGAEIPAGDWARLRLPSLR; this is encoded by the coding sequence ATGAAGGGCGAGACGGAAGAACGGCGTTGGAATTTGGCGTGCGCCTTGCCCGCATCGCTGATCCTGCATGCGCTCATAGCGGTATTTCTGGTCTACAGCCTGCCGAGGCCTGCTCAACAGCCGGATCGGGAGCAGCCGGTCAATGTCGCGCTTGTGCCTCCGCCCGAGCAGCCGAAACCGAAGCCTCCGCCCGCGCCGCAGCCAAAGGAGCCCAAGGCCGAAAAGCCGCCGGAACCGAAGGCTGAAAAACCGCCCGAGCAGAAAGTTGAAAAGCCGCCTTTGCCGGAAAAGCAGCCGCCGAAGCCGCCGGCAATCGCGGTGCTGAAGCCCGTTTTTCAGTACGGCGACAAGGATGCTGGCCCGAGGAAATCCCTGGATGGAGGCGGCGATCGAGACAACACGCCTTCGCCGGCCAAGGATAGCGATTCGAAGCCGCCAGCCTTGCCGAAGCCGGTTGAGAACCAATCTGCCGTGCCGGCCGGCGCCGATCAGCAGGCAGATCCAAGCAAGGCTGACGACAAGCCGGCGACCGCCGAGACGGACGCCAACCCCACGCAGAGCGAGGAAAAGCAGGCAGCCCAGAACGCGGACAGACAACAGGCAGACGGGCAAGAGGCAGGAGCGCAAACCGCCGAAAAGCCAAAGCCCAAACCCGCAAATGCGCTGAAGTTCAAGCCTGCCAAGGGCTCGAAGTCCCGAAGCAGGAGCACCGGGACGCCAGGTTCCACAAAAGCCGCCGTTGCTGGATCGCCTACCTATTCGGGTCTTCCTGGTGTCCGAAAGCTCTACTCGCAGGGCGCCACCGGCGATGCACTGGCCACAAGTTCCATGACCGGCGTGCCTCGCGATCAGCGGGTCGCCAACCTTTGCGGCAGCGTCTTGAATCAGGAATTGCAGGACGCCTCTTATTCTCCCAAATGGCTGCCATCTATTCCGCTGAAGGCGGGCAATGTTCTTAGCCCTGCGGAGACCGCCTTCAGCACCACAACCACATGGTACCGCCTAAGCTTCCGGTGCGAAGTCGACACCGATGCGACGAGGGTCCTGTCGTTCAACTTCCGCGTCGGCGCTGAGATCCCAGCCGGCGATTGGGCCCGTCTCAGATTGCCAAGTCTCCGCTAA
- a CDS encoding DUF1214 domain-containing protein — MLRNAFLTLLSLAIAIGLGGGSVWYALNAQDGVGAIRIGRWTAFPDIGTQAADPYSKARIAREGVLALGRAEGLSFVAERDETGEPLKRECAYTIEGGYPTARFWTLYAADQSLGVIDTGKARRAALQSYEVLRQPDNSVVIAVGNRPAPGNWLLTNGFGKMYFVLTFYDTPIASSTGLSDVTLPRILKAGCNA; from the coding sequence ATGCTCAGAAACGCATTCCTCACGCTGCTTTCGCTTGCCATAGCCATCGGCCTTGGCGGCGGCAGCGTCTGGTACGCACTAAACGCGCAGGACGGCGTCGGCGCGATCCGCATCGGCCGATGGACCGCCTTTCCCGACATCGGCACCCAGGCCGCCGATCCCTATTCGAAGGCGCGCATAGCGCGTGAGGGTGTGCTGGCGCTCGGTCGGGCCGAGGGACTCTCCTTCGTCGCCGAGCGCGACGAGACCGGTGAGCCGTTGAAACGCGAATGCGCCTATACGATTGAAGGCGGCTACCCGACGGCCCGGTTCTGGACGCTCTATGCCGCCGACCAGTCGCTCGGCGTCATCGACACCGGCAAAGCGAGGCGGGCCGCGCTGCAATCCTATGAGGTGCTGCGCCAACCGGATAATTCGGTCGTCATCGCCGTCGGCAACCGCCCCGCCCCCGGCAATTGGCTGCTCACCAACGGCTTCGGCAAGATGTATTTCGTGCTGACCTTCTACGATACGCCGATCGCGAGCAGCACCGGGCTTTCCGACGTGACGCTGCCGCGCATCCTGAAGGCGGGCTGCAATGCGTAG
- a CDS encoding DUF1254 domain-containing protein yields the protein MRSLLHALILGLLGAGIVHIVVLFLVPEFSERDAWSRLAMASDLYKMTRLDAEAGGAPVVKSVDPMFYAAACRFDLADGLVRIRAPGDVPFWSASVYDRSGHNIYSFNDHNANGEKLDAVVLTPAQMIDVRRDLPEELQGAIFVEAPIEDGIFVVRAFVPDDSWKPIVSRFLEQSACELQDY from the coding sequence ATGCGTAGCCTGCTGCACGCGCTCATCCTCGGCCTGCTGGGCGCCGGCATCGTGCATATCGTGGTGCTGTTCCTGGTGCCGGAATTTTCCGAGCGCGATGCCTGGTCGCGGCTGGCGATGGCCTCCGACCTCTACAAGATGACGCGCCTGGACGCCGAGGCCGGCGGCGCGCCTGTGGTGAAGTCGGTCGACCCCATGTTCTACGCGGCAGCCTGCCGCTTCGACCTCGCCGACGGGCTGGTGCGGATCCGGGCGCCGGGCGACGTTCCGTTCTGGTCGGCCTCGGTCTATGACCGCAGCGGCCACAACATCTATTCCTTCAACGACCACAACGCGAACGGCGAGAAGCTCGATGCCGTTGTGCTGACGCCGGCGCAGATGATCGACGTGCGGCGCGATCTTCCGGAGGAATTGCAGGGCGCGATCTTCGTCGAGGCGCCTATCGAGGACGGCATCTTCGTCGTCCGCGCCTTCGTGCCGGACGACAGCTGGAAGCCGATCGTTTCACGCTTCCTCGAGCAGAGCGCTTGCGAGCTGCAGGACTATTGA
- a CDS encoding DUF2336 domain-containing protein: MSSSDFRQIAIRTEAGKAERLFRAAVSAFCSLTRPSRREIAQLEDLTLPLFDEVSVESRRYVAAALSECEYAPAALVRRLAEEPVEIAAPLLTRSNALSDIDLIALIGRHGLPHARAIARRKELNATIAHLIRALEKPTLVKTRPPETVTKLAPVKPAPAEAGEDKRPLPGEAEDNARRRLRSMMRPAGEGVAVNPVEPTYAKLRETALTGNAAFFQTALADALDIDFTTARLVTGQSSYTALLSALKALDLSEDRAFLIAVAVYPGEFPHPQAIRLFLDRYRLLHREAALDKVRAWKTETPSRAIRGNAVETAGAEHQASNSDGTAASLKAS, translated from the coding sequence GTGTCATCTTCGGATTTCAGGCAAATCGCTATCCGGACCGAAGCGGGAAAAGCCGAAAGGCTGTTCCGCGCCGCCGTGTCGGCCTTCTGCTCGCTGACGCGGCCCTCGCGCCGCGAGATCGCCCAACTCGAGGATCTGACGCTGCCGCTGTTCGACGAGGTGTCGGTCGAGTCGCGCCGCTATGTCGCCGCCGCTCTTTCCGAATGCGAGTATGCGCCGGCCGCGCTTGTGCGACGGCTGGCGGAGGAGCCGGTCGAGATCGCGGCACCGCTGCTCACCCGCTCGAACGCGCTGAGCGACATCGACCTCATCGCGCTGATCGGCCGCCATGGCCTGCCGCACGCACGCGCGATCGCCCGCCGCAAAGAGCTCAATGCGACCATCGCCCACCTCATCCGCGCGCTGGAGAAGCCGACGCTGGTCAAGACCCGGCCACCGGAGACGGTGACGAAGCTCGCGCCGGTGAAACCGGCGCCCGCCGAGGCCGGCGAGGACAAGCGACCGCTCCCAGGCGAAGCCGAGGACAATGCGCGGCGCCGCCTGCGCTCGATGATGCGCCCCGCCGGCGAAGGTGTCGCCGTCAACCCCGTTGAGCCAACCTACGCGAAGCTGCGCGAGACGGCGCTGACCGGCAATGCTGCCTTCTTCCAGACAGCGCTTGCCGATGCGCTCGACATCGATTTTACCACGGCTCGCTTGGTGACCGGGCAGTCGAGCTACACGGCGCTGCTATCGGCGCTCAAGGCGCTCGACCTCAGTGAGGACAGAGCCTTCCTGATCGCGGTCGCGGTCTATCCCGGTGAGTTCCCGCATCCGCAGGCGATCCGTCTGTTCCTCGACCGCTACCGGCTGCTGCATCGCGAAGCGGCGCTCGACAAGGTACGGGCCTGGAAAACCGAAACGCCGTCGCGAGCGATCCGCGGCAACGCCGTCGAGACGGCAGGCGCCGAGCACCAGGCGTCGAACAGCGACGGCACGGCCGCTAGCCTGAAGGCGTCCTAG